Proteins from a single region of Halichoerus grypus chromosome 13, mHalGry1.hap1.1, whole genome shotgun sequence:
- the LOC118552935 gene encoding thymosin beta-4-like, whose product MGTQWQPLLRQDTACSCTSLCVPVTMSHKPDMAEIEKFNKSKLKKIEMQEKNYPQKKQQKKQAGKS is encoded by the coding sequence ATGGGCACTCAGTGGCAGCCACTGCTCAGACAAGACACTGCTTGCTCATGCACCTCACTCTGCGTCCCTGTAACCATGTCTCACAAACCCGATATGGCTGAGATTGAGAAATTCAATAAGTCAAAATTGAAGAagatagaaatgcaagagaagaaTTACCctcaaaagaaacaacagaagaaGCAAGCAGGCAAATCGTAA